The Mesotoga infera genome includes a window with the following:
- a CDS encoding Gfo/Idh/MocA family oxidoreductase, which translates to MHSIAILGAGMMGNVHARAYRAMNQTSNLWIVDPIASRARALAESCGAVVASFDEVLENDGIDILDICTPTFTHRELAIRALEFGKHVFCEKPVALKLEDAREMEEAAKESGKKFMVGHVVRFFPQYSVVKELSVARDIGEIMMARLYRGGSFPSHGIDNWFADPEKSGGVFVDLSIHDFDFLRTLLGRVITVEARSSMLSSKKKKSSFDHGMAIMKFESGALAHVEGSWAEPFGMPVNFGTFYEFVGTKGMITNSYERETTLKLQTSIEGKPKYAQENPAYFDPYAAELKSFMLSVDEDKEVPVNGREAIESLRIALAANLSARLLRPVELSEVY; encoded by the coding sequence ATGCACTCGATAGCTATACTTGGAGCCGGGATGATGGGGAACGTCCACGCGAGGGCTTACAGGGCCATGAATCAGACAAGTAACCTCTGGATAGTCGATCCGATCGCAAGCAGGGCAAGAGCGCTCGCGGAGAGTTGTGGAGCGGTTGTTGCCAGCTTTGACGAAGTCCTTGAAAACGACGGCATAGATATTCTGGATATCTGCACGCCTACATTTACTCATAGGGAACTTGCCATCAGGGCATTGGAGTTTGGCAAACACGTTTTCTGTGAAAAGCCCGTCGCTCTAAAGTTGGAAGACGCCAGAGAAATGGAAGAGGCGGCTAAAGAGAGCGGCAAGAAGTTCATGGTAGGTCACGTCGTACGCTTCTTTCCGCAATATAGTGTGGTAAAGGAACTCTCAGTTGCAAGAGATATCGGTGAGATTATGATGGCGAGGCTTTACAGAGGCGGATCTTTTCCCTCTCATGGGATTGACAATTGGTTTGCGGATCCAGAAAAGAGCGGAGGTGTCTTTGTCGATCTTTCCATTCACGATTTTGATTTTCTTCGAACACTACTCGGTCGAGTGATCACGGTGGAAGCCAGGTCCTCCATGCTGAGTTCCAAGAAGAAGAAAAGCTCTTTCGATCATGGGATGGCAATTATGAAGTTCGAATCCGGTGCTCTGGCTCACGTTGAAGGCAGCTGGGCCGAGCCGTTCGGGATGCCTGTCAACTTCGGAACATTCTACGAGTTCGTCGGCACTAAGGGAATGATAACCAACAGCTACGAGAGAGAAACGACACTTAAGCTGCAAACCTCGATCGAGGGAAAACCAAAATACGCACAGGAAAATCCAGCTTATTTCGATCCGTACGCTGCTGAGCTGAAATCGTTCATGCTATCGGTTGATGAAGATAAGGAAGTGCCTGTGAACGGAAGAGAGGCCATCGAGTCGTTGAGAATCGCACTGGCGGCCAACCTGTCGGCAAGATTGCTCAGACCGGTCGAACTTTCGGAGGTGTACTGA
- a CDS encoding Gfo/Idh/MocA family oxidoreductase, whose amino-acid sequence MTKIGILGIAHMHGYSYARTLNGMNNVEITGLYDDDRSRMNKACKDLGIKPYEHPEELVAESDGVIVTSENSTHRKYVEIAALKGRHVLCEKPIATTVKDADAMVKICKENNAKLQMAFPVRYSASIRKAKEIIRAGSLGDIINLVGTNHGRMPGGWFTNPELSGGGAVMDHTVHVVDIVRWLLDCEFTTVYATFGTLIHGIQVEDCGLEMFKLSTGQYMTLDCSWSRPRAHPYWGDVTLRIVGTEGTLFLDVFNSKIEVYSNETGSSWENYGDNLDQLLIEEFVEVLKSGRNPFTTGEDGLQALKVVCSAYRSFREGRETGIA is encoded by the coding sequence ATGACGAAAATCGGGATTCTCGGTATTGCTCATATGCACGGTTACAGTTATGCAAGAACGCTGAATGGAATGAATAATGTCGAAATAACAGGGCTTTACGACGACGACAGATCCAGAATGAACAAAGCCTGCAAAGATCTTGGAATAAAGCCCTACGAACATCCCGAAGAACTCGTTGCCGAAAGCGACGGAGTGATAGTGACCAGTGAGAACTCGACTCACAGGAAGTACGTTGAGATCGCAGCCCTAAAGGGAAGACATGTTCTCTGCGAAAAGCCGATAGCGACAACCGTTAAAGACGCTGATGCAATGGTGAAGATCTGCAAGGAAAATAACGCTAAACTTCAGATGGCCTTTCCGGTTAGGTACAGCGCTTCTATCAGAAAGGCCAAAGAGATCATAAGGGCCGGTTCTCTGGGCGATATAATCAACCTTGTCGGAACTAACCATGGGAGAATGCCTGGCGGTTGGTTCACAAATCCCGAGCTAAGCGGAGGAGGAGCCGTGATGGATCATACCGTTCATGTGGTAGACATTGTGAGGTGGCTTCTTGACTGTGAATTCACAACTGTCTACGCTACTTTCGGCACCCTGATACACGGTATTCAGGTCGAGGATTGTGGACTAGAGATGTTTAAGCTCTCGACGGGCCAGTATATGACATTAGACTGCAGCTGGTCGAGACCAAGGGCACACCCTTACTGGGGAGATGTTACGTTGCGCATTGTAGGAACAGAGGGAACTCTATTTCTGGACGTCTTCAATTCGAAAATCGAAGTCTATTCAAATGAAACTGGTTCAAGCTGGGAGAACTACGGTGATAATTTAGATCAACTGTTGATTGAGGAGTTTGTTGAAGTGCTCAAGTCAGGTAGAAACCCGTTTACGACAGGGGAAGATGGATTACAGGCCTTGAAGGTAGTTTGTTCTGCTTACAGGAGTTTTAGAGAGGGAAGAGAGACAGGGATTGCATAG